One Vitis riparia cultivar Riparia Gloire de Montpellier isolate 1030 chromosome 4, EGFV_Vit.rip_1.0, whole genome shotgun sequence genomic window carries:
- the LOC117913154 gene encoding probable indole-3-pyruvate monooxygenase YUCCA4, whose amino-acid sequence MGSCKEEEEKQSRCVRVHGPIIVGAGPSGLAASACLSELGVPSLILERSDCIASLWQQRTYDRLKLHLPKQFCELPLYRFPEDFPKYPTKQQFISYMESYASHFSIHPRFKQQVQRAYFDPSCKLWKVQTQDFEYISRWLIVATGENAEPLIPEILGLERFRGRVVHTSVYKSGSDFRNQRVLVVGCGNSGMEVSLDLCRYNASPHIVVRNTVHVLPREMFGLSTFGVAMALLKWLPLRLVDKFLLLVANFTLGNTDHLGLRRPKTGPIELKNATGKTPVLDVGALSQIKSGKIKVMEGVREITRNGAKFLDGQEKEFHSIILATGYKSNVPSWLKSGDFFTQDGGMPKTPFPNGWKGGDGLYTVGFTRRGLLGTAFDAVNIARDIAEQWRTSNDTNNICNTHVILRRKP is encoded by the exons ATGGGATCttgcaaagaagaagaagaaaagcagTCGAGGTGCGTGCGCGTTCATGGGCCTATCATTGTTGGTGCAGGGCCTTCTGGTCTAGCAGCTTCAGCTTGCCTCTCTGAACTTGGAGTTCCTTCACTGATTCTCGAGAGAAGTGACTGTATAGCTTCTTTATGGCAACAAAGAACCTATGATCGTCTCAAACTCCACCTTCCCAAACAGTTTTGTGAACTCCCACTGTATCGCTTCCCTGAAGATTTTCCCAAGTACCCAACAAAGCAGCAGTTCATATCATACATGGAGTCTTATGCTTCCCACTTTTCAATCCACCCCAGGTTCAAACAACAAGTTCAAAGAGCTTATTTTGATCCAAGCTGCAAGCTATGGAAGGTTCAAACTCAGGATTTTGAGTACATCTCTCGCTGGCTTATTGTTGCCACTGGCGAAAATGCTGAACCTCTAATACCTGAAATTTTGGGCCTTGAGAGGTTCCGTGGACGGGTTGTTCATACCAGTGTGTATAAGTCCGGGTCTGATTTCAGAAACCAGAGGGTTTTGGTTGTTGGTTGCGGCAATTCCGGCATGGAAGTGAGCTTGGACCTCTGTAGATATAATGCTAGCCCTCATATCGTGGTTAGAAACACT gTGCATGTTCTACCTAGAGAGATGTTTGGCTTGTCAACATTTGGAGTAGCCATGGCACTTCTCAAATGGCTTCCACTGAGACTAGTAGACAAGTTCCTCTTACTGGTAGCCAACTTCACCCTGGGCAACACCGACCACTTAGGCCTCCGGAGGCCCAAAACCGGACCAATTGAGCTCAAAAATGCCACCGGAAAAACCCCAGTACTGGATGTAGGAGCCCTCTCGCAGATAAAATCCGGCAAAATCAAG gTGATGGAAGGCGTGAGAGAGATAACAAGAAATGGAGCCAAGTTTCTGGACGGTCAGGAAAAAGAATTCCATTCAATAATCTTAGCAACAGGGTACAAGAGCAATGTTCCAAGTTGGCTAAAG AGTGGCGACTTTTTCACACAAGATGGGGGGATGCCCAAAACGCCATTTCCTAACGGTTGGAAGGGAGGGGATGGATTGTACACAGTTGGGTTTACGAGAAGGGGGCTCCTGGGAACGGCGTTCGACGCAGTTAATATCGCCCGGGACATAGCTGAGCAGTGGAGGACATCTAATGACACCAACAATATTTGTAATACCCATGTTATCCTTAGAAGAAAACCATAg